Genomic segment of Fastidiosipila sp.:
GATGCAGACATGGCGGAGCTGGAAATCGACACCGTGGAAGATCCGGCGCAAGAACCCGAATTGCCTGACATTGACCCCCGGCAGGCCAAAATTGACTCCCTGGTCAACAAAAGTCTTGGGCGGACTCTGGCAATTGATATCGGCGGGGAGCAGACGACACTGCAGGCCGGCACCGTAATTACGAGGGAAATGGCGGAAGAGATCGCGTCCGGCGCGCCTCTCCTTTTGGAAACCCTGCCCTTGTTTGTGGAGTAAATGGTCTATCTATTTGCCTTTGTCCTGGGATCTGTTTTAGGAAGCTTTTATGGGGTCCTCATCGACCGTATTCCGGCAGGCATGAGCTTTGTCCGGGGCAGGTCCAAATGTTTGCGCTGCGGGGCTGTCTTGAAGTTCTGGGACTTGATCCCCCTGGTCAGCTTTGTCGTTTGGCGGGGGCGCTGCCGCTACTGCCATGAACGCTATTCCTTTTTTTATCCCCTGCTTGAATTGGTCACCGGCGGCCTTCTTGTCCTGGCACTGGTGCTTTGGGGCATATCTTTTGAGGCGGCCTACTACTTTATCATGTGGTCGCTCATGCTGATCCTGGCTGTCATCGATTTCCGCGAAGGTTATGTCTACGACGTTTTCTGGATCATTATGGCCGGTGTGAGCCTTGCCTTTACGCCTTTGATTCCCGGCAAATCATTTATTGACCTGCTTTGGGGAGGGGTGGCCGGCCTTTCTTTTTATGGCGGCATTTACCTGCTGGCCCGTTTCATTATGCGAAAGGAAGCGCTGGGTCAGGGTGACATCTTTCTCCTCATGGCCATCGGTACTTTTGTCGGCTGGCAATTAACCATTTTCATTGGTTTTTTTGCCTTCTTTGTGGCCGCTGCCTGGCTCCTCATCCGCTATCTGGCAAGCAGAATCCATCGGACGGATTTCAATTCAGTCCTCTACTTTGCCCCCTGCATGGTAATTGCGACATTCCTTACCAATCTTTTCTGGCAGCCGGTCTACCGCTGTCTGATTGATTTTTTAATCGCCGGCATATAAAACGGCGTTGCTTTGGACAAAGTGTTTGATTCCCCATGCATATTTTGGGG
This window contains:
- a CDS encoding prepilin peptidase translates to MVYLFAFVLGSVLGSFYGVLIDRIPAGMSFVRGRSKCLRCGAVLKFWDLIPLVSFVVWRGRCRYCHERYSFFYPLLELVTGGLLVLALVLWGISFEAAYYFIMWSLMLILAVIDFREGYVYDVFWIIMAGVSLAFTPLIPGKSFIDLLWGGVAGLSFYGGIYLLARFIMRKEALGQGDIFLLMAIGTFVGWQLTIFIGFFAFFVAAAWLLIRYLASRIHRTDFNSVLYFAPCMVIATFLTNLFWQPVYRCLIDFLIAGI